In the genome of Aridibaculum aurantiacum, one region contains:
- a CDS encoding BamA/TamA family outer membrane protein has translation MKMKTNSNSYIHVLALLLLVSVAVGCSTTKTVPDNDALYTGATVKIEETEVPAKQRKALRNSLSGLTRPKPNSKVLGMPIKLWIYNMGSEKGIGGWLRRKFGEPPVLLSQLSLDRNVEVLNSYMENRGFFHVRVSGDTTVKNKKASATYGVVTGPEYQVRNITFPPDSGALGDAIRGTKERSLLKGDVPFNLDLIKGERTRIDVALKEQGFYYFNEDYLLIEADTTVGGNKVDLYLRVKPETAPEARNIYRINDVFIYSNYNLTTAATDTVLRHADKHAGYYVVDSGKIFKPQVFEQMMQFEPGDIYSRKDHNTTLRRLINLGTYKFVKNRFSPLIDSGRHMLNSYYYLTPLPKKSLRAELRGTSKTNNLTGSEITVGWRNRNAFRGAEQLMVNLFAGSEVQISGNFGRSNTFRVGGDVTLSIPRFVIPFLDVRGPGEFVPRTNITAGYELLNRSALYTLNSIRGNYGYTWRESIQKEHQLNPISINYVKPLNVTAEYANRMQQNPTLARIVEQQFILGSTYNYNYNQLANSTNRTGIFFNGLLDVAGNVMGLATGANWKTNDTATLFGTRFSQYLKTELDARYYRQIGLRSQWANRIILGFGYPYGNSQQMPFVKQFFAGGNNSLRGFRSRTVGPGTSTPANANNPRMFFLPDQSGDIKLEMNTEYRPKITNIVEGALFVDAGNIWLFNEDPNRPGAKFSGNFLKELAVDAGVGVRLDLTILLLRVDVAWPLKVPYAAKPPRQDMIINLAIGYPF, from the coding sequence ATGAAAATGAAAACTAACAGCAATAGTTACATACATGTACTGGCGTTATTGCTACTGGTGTCAGTGGCTGTGGGCTGTAGTACCACAAAAACGGTCCCGGATAATGATGCACTGTACACCGGAGCTACAGTAAAAATAGAGGAGACAGAAGTACCAGCGAAACAGCGGAAGGCTCTTCGCAACAGTCTTTCCGGCCTTACAAGGCCTAAGCCTAATTCAAAGGTGTTAGGAATGCCTATCAAGCTTTGGATCTATAATATGGGTAGCGAAAAAGGTATTGGCGGGTGGTTACGCCGCAAGTTCGGTGAGCCTCCTGTGCTGCTCAGCCAGTTGAGCCTCGACAGGAATGTAGAGGTGCTGAATAGTTACATGGAGAACCGCGGATTTTTTCATGTAAGAGTAAGCGGGGATACAACTGTAAAGAATAAAAAAGCAAGTGCCACATACGGCGTTGTTACAGGTCCTGAATATCAGGTAAGAAATATCACCTTCCCTCCTGATTCGGGTGCATTGGGTGATGCTATCCGGGGCACTAAAGAAAGATCACTTTTAAAAGGAGATGTACCCTTTAACCTGGACCTGATAAAAGGTGAGCGAACAAGGATAGATGTGGCACTGAAAGAACAAGGATTTTATTACTTTAATGAAGATTACCTGCTGATAGAAGCAGATACTACGGTTGGCGGTAACAAAGTTGACCTATACCTGAGAGTTAAGCCTGAAACAGCTCCCGAGGCTAGAAACATTTATAGGATCAATGATGTATTTATTTACTCTAACTACAACTTAACCACAGCCGCAACCGATACAGTGCTGAGGCATGCAGATAAGCACGCAGGTTATTATGTAGTTGACTCCGGAAAGATTTTCAAGCCACAGGTGTTTGAGCAAATGATGCAGTTTGAGCCGGGTGATATTTACAGCCGTAAAGACCATAATACAACTCTTAGAAGGCTGATAAACCTGGGTACCTATAAGTTTGTAAAAAACAGGTTTTCCCCGTTGATAGACTCCGGCAGGCATATGTTGAACTCGTATTACTACCTGACGCCGCTTCCTAAGAAATCATTACGGGCAGAATTACGTGGTACTTCTAAAACAAATAACCTTACCGGTTCGGAAATAACAGTGGGCTGGCGCAACAGGAATGCTTTCAGGGGCGCTGAACAGCTGATGGTGAATTTATTTGCGGGTTCTGAAGTACAAATAAGCGGAAACTTTGGCCGGTCAAATACTTTTAGAGTGGGTGGCGATGTTACTTTAAGCATACCTCGATTTGTTATTCCATTTCTTGATGTACGAGGACCAGGAGAATTTGTCCCACGTACAAACATTACGGCAGGCTATGAATTGCTGAACAGGTCGGCGCTATATACTCTTAACAGCATCCGTGGTAACTATGGATATACCTGGAGAGAAAGTATTCAGAAAGAACACCAGTTAAATCCTATTTCTATCAATTATGTAAAGCCGCTAAATGTAACAGCCGAGTACGCTAATAGAATGCAGCAAAATCCAACATTGGCGCGTATCGTAGAGCAACAATTTATCCTTGGCTCTACTTACAACTACAATTACAACCAGCTTGCTAATTCTACCAACAGAACTGGGATATTCTTCAATGGCTTGTTGGATGTAGCGGGTAATGTTATGGGTTTAGCCACAGGCGCAAACTGGAAGACCAATGATACTGCGACTCTCTTTGGAACACGATTTTCACAATATTTAAAAACTGAACTGGATGCGCGGTACTACAGGCAGATAGGCCTGCGCAGTCAATGGGCAAACCGCATCATCCTTGGTTTTGGTTATCCTTATGGAAACAGCCAGCAAATGCCATTCGTGAAGCAATTTTTTGCAGGCGGTAATAATAGCTTGCGTGGATTTAGAAGCCGTACTGTTGGTCCCGGAACTTCCACACCTGCAAATGCCAACAATCCCCGAATGTTCTTTTTGCCTGATCAATCCGGAGATATAAAACTGGAAATGAATACGGAGTACAGGCCTAAGATTACCAATATTGTAGAAGGAGCTCTCTTTGTAGATGCCGGAAATATCTGGTTGTTCAATGAAGATCCCAACAGGCCCGGGGCAAAATTCTCAGGTAATTTCTTAAAAGAATTAGCGGTGGATGCTGGTGTTGGTGTGCGTTTAGATCTTACGATCCTATTACTAAGAGTTGACGTTGCATGGCCACTAAAAGTACCTTATGCTGCTAAACCGCC